TTGACATTCCGCAATCCGCATTCCGAATTCCGCAATCAATTAACTGGCAAATCCACATGAAATTTAGTCCCCTTCCCCAGTTCACTCTCGAGCCATAGCTTGCCCTGGTGCTCTTTCACGATGCCGTGGCTGATGGCGAGCCCCAGGCCGGTGCCTTCGCTTCGCGACTTCGTCGTAAAAAACGGATCAAAAATCCGGCCCTGAATTTCCACGGGAATGCCCGTGCCATGATCTTCCACCGTGATTCGAATGCAGATTTCGGAATTTGGACTGGCCAATTCCGCCTTCCGCACTCCGCCTTCCGCAATTAATTGGGCGCTGAGGATGATGATCTTATCCGCATCGTACTTTGGATATTTTGCGTTCGAGGCGTCCCGGGCGTTGGTCAGCAGGTTCAACAACACCTGCTGGATTTGCTGGCTGCGGCATTTGATCGCCGGCAGGTCCGGCGGCACTTCCACGCGCAAGTCAATCTGATCGTGCCGAATCACCGTGCGGACGAGGGTCAAGGTTTGCTCGATGAGGTCTGGGATGTGGCGAGGGCTGTATTCTTGTTTTTCCTGGCGGGAAAATTGCAGCAGGCTGCGGACAATGTTGGCCACGCGCTCGCTCTCATGGATGATCTCGGCGGCAAATTCCGCGCTGCGACTGCCCGGTTCGGCTTTATCCAGAATTAACTGGGCGTAATTCATCACCCCGTTGATGGGATTATTGATTTCGTGTGCCACCCCAGCGGCCAGCGTGCCAATAGATTCGAGCTTCTGCTGTTGGCGCAGTTGCGTTTCCATCGCGAGGCGGTCCTGCTCCAACTGCTTGCGCTCAGTGATGTCCTGAACGATACCTGACATTCGTGTGGGGCTACCTTCCTTATTCAGCTCATGACCTCCGACTGCCCAAATCCACCGCACCTCGCCATCTACACGGCGAATGCGGCACTCAAAATGCCAGTCGGTCAGCTCTGCTATGGCCTTGTGAAAACGCCGCTCCACCTCCGGGCGATCCTCGGGTAAAACGTGTTCGACAAACATCTCGTAGGTCCAGCGCGGCAACAGCGTTGCATAGCCGAAAATGTGGTCATGGATCAGCGTGCGATAGGCGGTGTGATCCACCAGATTAAGTTCCCATGCGCCAATATGGCTCATTTTCAAGGCAAAATTCAACCGTTCCTCGCTCGTGCGCAAGGCCACTTCGGCTTGTTTATGCTCGGTAATATCGCGGGTGATGCATTGCACAAATGTTGTCCCGTCAACTTCAAAGTGGCGGATGCTGACCTCCACCGGAAACCGGCTGCCATCCTTGCGCTGATGGACGGTTTCCCCGCGGAAATGGCCCTCGCGCATCACCGTTTGCATGCGCGCCGCATAGTCTTCATGTTGTTCGGTTGCCACCAGCGTGCGCACCGGCTGGTCAATCAGGGCCTCACGCGTATGCCCATACGATTCCACCGCCCGGTCATTGACCTCCAGGATGCGCCCCTCCCCGTCGGTTAGCACAATAATATCATTGGCGTGTTTGATCAGGAGTTCAAAGCGCGCCTTTAGCACCTGCTGCTGCCGTTCCGCCTGGTACAGCGCGCGATAATGAGCCTTCTCGCCACGTTGCCACAGTAACAATGCCGTCACACTGAGCATGAGGATGAATCCCAACACCGTCACCTGGATCATCACGGATCGAAAGTTCCAGGCGGCAAACGCTTCCGCCGTGTCCATCTTGGTCACCATGAACCACGGCGAATTTGGAATGGTCTTCAAGACCGATAGCACCTCAACCCCGCGATAATCCCGCCCCACCACCACCCCCTGCTTACCCAGCACCGCCATCACTGCCGGCACGTTCGTGTGCGTCAAAGGAATGCGCAGCGCGAGCGCCATATTAGTCCGATGCCTCAGTTCGTTCAGGAAGAGCACCGAATCCCCGTCCCGCCGGACCAGCAACGTCTCGGCGGTGCGACTGGCCGTGGGCCAGGATTGCAGCAAAGGAAACAAGTTATCCCGGATATTGACTTCCAACACGAGCACCGCCGTGCTCCGATCCGCCGGCGCGGGGGGCAGTCCGGCGGCAGGGACATTGTCCGCGGCGCCCTCGCGGCGCACTACCAACGGCACCAGGAAACTCAAGTGAATCCTGTTGCTGTGCTCCGTCCGATGCAGGTCGGTTACCACGATTTCACGGGTGCGAAGCGCCATTTCGGCGTCCCGGTAAACCCCTTGGCATAATTCGTGCGAGGCATTTCCCGGATGAACCAAACGCACCTTCCGTTCCGCATCCAGCAGCACCGCTCGCTCGTAAGGCCCGCCGTCCATCAACGAATCAAGCCAGCCCGTGAACATGATTCGGGTGGTCCGCGTTTCGGGCTGCGCCAAGACATCCAGTGCGCGCCGGGCGGCATACGGTGTGCCGCGCACCAAGCGCGCGTCCGCCAGCCGCTCCCGTCGCCAGTTGACAATCTCGCGGACTTTCAGGTTGGCAACGGCGTCCAACTCCCGTTCGGCGTTGCCTTCCAATTGCTCTTCCTGAGAGTGATAAAACCAACCGCCTGCCGCCAGCAAAACCAGGCCGATCAGCACCAAAAATCCGTAGGCCCACACCTGCCGGTGGGTGATCCAACCCGCCCGCACCGCCCCCACCCAACCTTGCGCGGGGCACGCCAACAATAT
Above is a genomic segment from Verrucomicrobiota bacterium containing:
- a CDS encoding PAS domain S-box protein encodes the protein MKLPLLSFDLKTWKASLVGQAAWLAGGLVSAVGWLVLAGWFFNVPALKSVLPTFVSMKANTALCFALLGLALVCLRPPVSPRRKSVGQLLALMVMLIGGVTACEYALGWNLGLDECLFRDDPNPVVTVFPGRMALSSALCFILLSLALLRLDWEPRRGFRPAEVTALVVGGSGLISVMEYGLGFPVLFAFSHYTCMAVHTAAGFMVLAAGILLACPAQGWVGAVRAGWITHRQVWAYGFLVLIGLVLLAAGGWFYHSQEEQLEGNAERELDAVANLKVREIVNWRRERLADARLVRGTPYAARRALDVLAQPETRTTRIMFTGWLDSLMDGGPYERAVLLDAERKVRLVHPGNASHELCQGVYRDAEMALRTREIVVTDLHRTEHSNRIHLSFLVPLVVRREGAADNVPAAGLPPAPADRSTAVLVLEVNIRDNLFPLLQSWPTASRTAETLLVRRDGDSVLFLNELRHRTNMALALRIPLTHTNVPAVMAVLGKQGVVVGRDYRGVEVLSVLKTIPNSPWFMVTKMDTAEAFAAWNFRSVMIQVTVLGFILMLSVTALLLWQRGEKAHYRALYQAERQQQVLKARFELLIKHANDIIVLTDGEGRILEVNDRAVESYGHTREALIDQPVRTLVATEQHEDYAARMQTVMREGHFRGETVHQRKDGSRFPVEVSIRHFEVDGTTFVQCITRDITEHKQAEVALRTSEERLNFALKMSHIGAWELNLVDHTAYRTLIHDHIFGYATLLPRWTYEMFVEHVLPEDRPEVERRFHKAIAELTDWHFECRIRRVDGEVRWIWAVGGHELNKEGSPTRMSGIVQDITERKQLEQDRLAMETQLRQQQKLESIGTLAAGVAHEINNPINGVMNYAQLILDKAEPGSRSAEFAAEIIHESERVANIVRSLLQFSRQEKQEYSPRHIPDLIEQTLTLVRTVIRHDQIDLRVEVPPDLPAIKCRSQQIQQVLLNLLTNARDASNAKYPKYDADKIIILSAQLIAEGGVRKAELASPNSEICIRITVEDHGTGIPVEIQGRIFDPFFTTKSRSEGTGLGLAISHGIVKEHQGKLWLESELGKGTKFHVDLPVN